A region from the Microbacterium lacus genome encodes:
- a CDS encoding acyltransferase family protein: MSQRLAWPDIARGASVLLVVLHHVVRQMEAQAPSTWMNAADAWSAADQFLTPIRIPFFFFISGFLVARAIQGSLRQNRKPWLVPAYLYVIWSTLLTLRLLLPAASSEHTFASNLLGNLLLAGSGYWYLYALPLYFLYTHLTRSWKGWIASVPLVALLVAREPLTEWTTSIGYSTMDSASLLGSVFANGIFFWLGARYGKQIVHVFAGRGALWVLGTVAVYSIVQLTAMLAKITVIVLPLASILGIAVGIMLTSGLSGDHGVIRGIRYIGQRTLPVYVLQFFFISVLSLAWGRLGQLPAIADAAAASWVYPIVITAAAASVSLLFYAIAMRTRALSWLFVPPAALTRKRTETRN; this comes from the coding sequence ATGAGTCAGCGACTCGCTTGGCCGGACATCGCGCGCGGTGCATCAGTGCTTCTCGTCGTATTGCACCACGTAGTCCGACAGATGGAGGCGCAGGCACCCTCTACCTGGATGAATGCGGCTGACGCCTGGAGCGCAGCTGACCAGTTCCTGACTCCAATACGCATTCCCTTCTTCTTCTTCATCTCGGGATTCCTGGTCGCCCGTGCGATCCAGGGGAGCCTGCGACAGAACCGCAAGCCCTGGCTAGTCCCCGCATACCTCTATGTCATCTGGAGCACTCTGCTGACACTCCGTCTACTGCTTCCGGCAGCTTCGTCCGAGCACACCTTCGCAAGCAATCTGCTTGGCAACCTTCTGTTGGCAGGCAGCGGCTACTGGTATCTCTACGCGCTACCGCTCTACTTCCTCTACACGCACTTGACGCGTTCATGGAAAGGTTGGATTGCAAGTGTTCCCTTGGTGGCCCTCCTCGTGGCTCGCGAACCCCTCACGGAGTGGACAACATCGATCGGCTATTCGACGATGGACAGCGCAAGCCTTTTAGGAAGCGTCTTCGCTAACGGCATCTTCTTCTGGCTCGGGGCTCGCTACGGCAAACAGATCGTTCACGTGTTCGCAGGTCGAGGGGCGCTGTGGGTTCTCGGTACCGTGGCGGTGTACTCGATCGTCCAGCTCACCGCGATGCTCGCGAAGATCACGGTCATTGTCTTGCCCTTGGCGAGCATCCTAGGCATCGCCGTCGGCATCATGCTCACTTCTGGCTTGAGCGGCGATCACGGAGTAATCCGTGGTATCCGGTACATCGGCCAACGCACACTACCGGTGTACGTACTGCAGTTCTTCTTCATCTCCGTGCTCAGTCTTGCCTGGGGACGCCTCGGACAACTTCCAGCAATCGCCGATGCAGCTGCCGCAAGTTGGGTTTATCCGATCGTCATCACGGCAGCGGCTGCGAGTGTCTCCTTGCTCTTCTATGCAATCGCGATGAGGACGCGCGCTCTGTCCTGGCTATTCGTTCCGCCAGCAGCCCTTACCCGCAAGCGAACCGAGACACGCAACTAG
- a CDS encoding polysaccharide pyruvyl transferase family protein, translating into MNVVVLNTVLSNTGDAAIYQAIVEALETEGIATPGEVSALDSSARDTAVLYPNWNVLQQPTRSAARSKWSRRASNAWRRVLTGSLLRSRLLRTALKRAPLSSTSFARAVNAISSADLVLSSGGTYLVDHYNFRHRVQELELARVMGKPIYLWTQSAGPFKDARARALIERLTPQLDGIFFRDERSRAAWSSISALPSSESVAPDCVFGLHDGSAQVPLQRDADSPLALISVRSWGQGAEGGQLDFTAYRAAMRRIAVNLMSQGWRCVAVSTCQGVAGYNVDDANTARSIFDGLDVAIDSDFHTPDQLVQRIRSAQLVVATRMHLAILSLISQTPVIAIAYEPKSLELFRSLGRGDAVIEIEKTSENWADSLFVDGDVISHAAKLSLTELEALSERARIPARLIRDRLHARIG; encoded by the coding sequence GTGAATGTTGTCGTTCTAAATACCGTTCTCAGCAACACTGGAGACGCGGCAATCTACCAGGCAATCGTGGAAGCTCTCGAAACTGAAGGCATAGCCACGCCTGGCGAGGTTTCCGCCCTGGACAGTTCCGCGCGCGACACAGCAGTCCTATACCCGAACTGGAATGTCCTCCAGCAGCCAACTCGTTCTGCCGCGCGAAGCAAGTGGAGTCGACGAGCTTCGAACGCCTGGCGTCGAGTCCTGACAGGAAGCCTCTTGAGATCGCGGCTCCTCCGGACAGCATTGAAGAGGGCGCCGCTATCGAGCACGTCTTTTGCGCGCGCTGTCAACGCGATCTCGAGTGCGGATCTGGTTCTCAGTAGTGGAGGGACCTACCTCGTCGACCACTACAACTTTCGTCATCGTGTACAGGAACTTGAACTCGCCCGTGTCATGGGGAAGCCGATCTACCTCTGGACCCAGTCGGCCGGCCCCTTCAAAGACGCCCGTGCTCGCGCCCTTATCGAGCGACTCACGCCTCAGCTGGACGGAATCTTCTTTCGCGACGAACGGTCGCGGGCTGCCTGGTCGTCCATCTCAGCACTGCCGAGCAGCGAATCCGTCGCCCCGGATTGCGTGTTCGGTCTCCACGACGGCTCAGCGCAGGTGCCCCTGCAACGCGACGCGGACTCACCGCTCGCGCTTATCTCTGTGCGGTCGTGGGGTCAGGGAGCCGAGGGTGGGCAGCTTGACTTCACCGCTTATCGGGCGGCGATGCGTCGAATAGCTGTCAATTTGATGTCGCAGGGCTGGCGATGTGTCGCCGTATCAACGTGTCAGGGTGTGGCTGGCTACAACGTCGATGATGCCAACACAGCTCGTAGCATCTTCGACGGACTCGATGTGGCGATCGACTCCGACTTCCACACTCCAGACCAACTGGTGCAGAGGATTCGGAGCGCTCAACTGGTAGTGGCTACTCGAATGCACCTGGCGATTCTGAGTTTGATATCCCAGACGCCCGTGATTGCAATTGCATACGAGCCGAAGTCGTTGGAGCTCTTTCGATCCCTTGGTCGTGGGGATGCCGTGATCGAGATCGAGAAAACATCAGAGAATTGGGCGGACTCGCTGTTCGTAGACGGCGATGTCATTTCTCACGCCGCGAAGCTATCGCTGACCGAGTTGGAGGCGTTGAGTGAGCGCGCGCGGATTCCGGCTCGTCTCATCCGTGATCGGCTTCATGCGCGCATCGGCTAG
- a CDS encoding glycosyltransferase family 4 protein, producing the protein METVLQTYDQRDWTGLSTSVVASSARVGLIDQARIFVAALRACRALPSTVAIHCHLSQKGSFIREGMIAVREARRRKVFATIHGSSFVGTAQSRFWSKVYAFVLRRLSAIGVLNNASLQEAQRLAPEVPVVVLPNPGPVRSWDRGTSVVGNDAARPRVVFAGRLGFRKGIDVLVAAWPSVVKAIPDAELVLLGPVDADLPESLARTVNAHHAGAVPSSEVGRFLNGAACAVLPSRAEGQPMFLIEAMGRGVPMVVTNVGGMPGLADGTGLVVEVDDPDALAHAIVSILRSPTAMNEMRATALARYGREFSDETHERNLIAFYSLG; encoded by the coding sequence ATGGAAACGGTCCTGCAGACTTACGACCAACGTGACTGGACCGGATTATCGACGAGTGTTGTCGCATCATCCGCCCGGGTCGGGCTCATTGATCAAGCCCGAATTTTCGTCGCAGCTCTACGCGCATGCCGCGCGTTGCCTTCTACAGTCGCGATTCATTGTCACCTGAGCCAGAAGGGGTCCTTCATCCGGGAGGGGATGATCGCTGTTCGCGAGGCGCGACGCCGCAAGGTCTTTGCGACCATCCACGGATCCAGCTTTGTGGGGACCGCGCAATCGCGATTCTGGTCGAAGGTGTATGCGTTCGTCCTGCGACGGTTGAGTGCAATCGGAGTCCTAAACAACGCGTCTCTGCAAGAAGCTCAACGCCTTGCGCCCGAGGTGCCAGTTGTTGTTCTGCCGAATCCTGGTCCGGTTCGCAGTTGGGATCGCGGCACGAGCGTGGTGGGGAATGACGCCGCTCGCCCACGAGTTGTCTTCGCAGGTCGACTCGGATTTCGAAAGGGAATTGATGTTCTTGTGGCCGCTTGGCCGTCGGTAGTAAAGGCAATTCCTGACGCCGAACTTGTGCTCCTCGGACCGGTCGATGCCGACCTACCCGAATCGCTGGCACGAACCGTTAACGCTCATCATGCGGGCGCTGTGCCCTCGAGTGAGGTCGGACGATTTCTTAATGGCGCGGCTTGTGCCGTCTTGCCATCGAGGGCCGAGGGGCAGCCCATGTTCCTTATCGAAGCAATGGGCCGGGGCGTCCCTATGGTCGTGACCAATGTGGGGGGTATGCCGGGCCTAGCCGACGGCACGGGTCTTGTCGTAGAGGTCGACGATCCAGATGCGCTCGCCCATGCCATCGTTTCAATTCTTCGTTCGCCTACCGCGATGAACGAGATGAGAGCAACGGCACTCGCGCGATACGGTCGAGAGTTTTCTGACGAGACTCACGAACGGAATCTAATAGCGTTCTATTCGCTCGGCTAG
- a CDS encoding UDP-glucose/GDP-mannose dehydrogenase family protein: protein MRLSVIGCGYLGAVHAAAMASIGHDVVGIDVDERKIASLSKGEAPFFEPGLPEILSEGISSGRLRFTTDMSEAKGAKVHFVGVGTPQVKDGYAADLTYVNAAVDGLLPYLSDGDIVAGKSTVPVGTAATLAERVTPTGATLVWNPEFLREGFAVKDTIDPDRLVAGIPAGEAGDAATSILREVYHPAIDKGTPFLVTDYATAELVKVAANAFLATKISFINAMAEIAEVTGADVTQLADAIGHDARIGRRFLGAGIGFGGGCLPKDIRAFSARAEELGRSESVSFLREVDAINLRRRDRAVQLVVEGLGGSVFKKNVTVLGAAFKPHSDDIRDSPALDVAVQLHGLGAWVTVTDPEALANAERIHPQLNYVADRDEALRGADAVIVVTEWDEYRRELDPGHAASLTNGHVVIDGRNCLDAAAWRGAGWTYYGMGRP, encoded by the coding sequence ATGAGACTCTCAGTTATCGGTTGTGGATACCTCGGCGCCGTCCATGCGGCCGCCATGGCATCCATCGGCCACGACGTCGTCGGAATCGACGTCGACGAACGGAAGATCGCCTCACTGTCGAAGGGCGAAGCGCCCTTTTTCGAGCCCGGACTGCCCGAGATCCTCAGCGAAGGCATCTCCTCAGGCAGGCTGAGGTTCACGACCGACATGAGCGAGGCTAAGGGCGCCAAAGTGCACTTCGTCGGCGTCGGAACCCCTCAGGTGAAGGACGGTTACGCCGCCGATCTGACGTATGTCAACGCTGCGGTCGACGGGCTCCTGCCTTACCTCAGCGATGGCGACATCGTGGCCGGCAAGTCGACCGTGCCGGTGGGTACGGCCGCCACTCTGGCAGAACGGGTGACACCCACCGGGGCGACCCTCGTCTGGAACCCCGAGTTCCTCCGCGAGGGATTCGCGGTAAAGGACACGATCGACCCCGACCGTCTTGTGGCCGGCATCCCTGCCGGTGAGGCGGGTGACGCGGCGACCTCTATCCTCCGCGAGGTTTACCACCCGGCGATCGACAAGGGCACGCCGTTCCTCGTCACCGACTACGCGACGGCAGAGCTCGTGAAGGTCGCGGCCAACGCCTTCCTCGCGACGAAGATCTCGTTCATCAACGCGATGGCCGAGATCGCCGAGGTGACCGGAGCCGACGTCACACAGCTGGCGGACGCCATCGGGCACGATGCACGCATCGGTCGGCGCTTCCTCGGTGCGGGTATCGGATTCGGTGGCGGCTGCCTCCCGAAGGACATCCGTGCCTTCTCGGCGCGCGCCGAAGAACTCGGCCGTAGCGAGTCCGTTTCGTTCCTCCGCGAGGTCGACGCGATCAACCTGCGTCGTCGCGACCGGGCCGTGCAGCTCGTCGTCGAAGGGCTCGGCGGCTCGGTCTTCAAGAAGAACGTCACGGTCCTCGGCGCGGCCTTCAAGCCCCACTCGGACGACATCCGCGACTCCCCCGCCCTCGACGTCGCCGTGCAGCTTCACGGTCTCGGCGCCTGGGTCACGGTCACCGATCCCGAAGCCCTCGCCAATGCGGAGCGCATCCACCCGCAGTTGAACTACGTCGCGGACCGCGACGAAGCTCTGCGCGGTGCGGACGCCGTCATCGTGGTGACCGAGTGGGACGAATACCGTCGCGAACTCGACCCCGGCCACGCCGCGTCGCTGACAAACGGGCACGTCGTCATCGACGGCCGCAACTGCCTGGATGCCGCCGCCTGGCGCGGTGCCGGGTGGACCTACTACGGCATGGGCCGCCCCTGA
- a CDS encoding nucleotidyltransferase family protein, protein MGFHRPRSLRGRRDRGGHLGAQAAQARGLTGAASTASPTVLTIVEAVALSTAWLQRNARSQSIRSLVLKGPTLQEQGLRGHHVSSDVDLLVEPARFDEFVEILTTTGWTEFTETFASEQFVTHSRTFRRAGWPNSLDVHSSWPGFLASDEDVFEVLWERRAAVELAHTSCEVPDRNANLLLLALHSLRGTTSQPRHERELDGLRRIRISDEDRQDLATLARVTGSAAPLQDFLTDLGVRVDVDPSERQTPIYKEWQRKVAHAQGRTASWLIELQRAPWRRKAVVLRHGVWPTDHDLLAEHPDVPDRFWAKIWARIARLGGGIRQLRRVVPALRRR, encoded by the coding sequence GTGGGGTTTCACCGGCCTCGCTCTCTTCGGGGGCGGCGCGATCGCGGTGGCCACCTCGGTGCGCAAGCAGCGCAAGCTCGCGGTTTGACGGGGGCTGCGTCGACCGCAAGCCCGACCGTTCTCACGATCGTCGAGGCGGTCGCACTCTCGACGGCATGGCTGCAGCGCAACGCTCGCTCTCAATCGATCCGCTCGCTTGTGCTGAAAGGGCCCACTCTGCAGGAGCAGGGCCTGAGGGGTCACCACGTCTCCTCGGACGTCGATCTGCTCGTCGAGCCGGCGCGATTCGACGAATTCGTCGAGATTCTCACGACAACAGGCTGGACCGAGTTCACAGAGACCTTCGCGAGCGAGCAGTTCGTGACCCATTCGCGGACCTTCCGTCGCGCGGGCTGGCCGAACTCACTCGACGTCCACTCCTCGTGGCCCGGGTTTCTTGCCTCTGATGAAGACGTCTTTGAGGTTCTGTGGGAGCGGCGCGCTGCGGTCGAGCTCGCGCATACGAGCTGCGAGGTCCCCGATCGGAACGCGAACCTGCTGCTGCTGGCCCTTCACTCGCTTCGCGGGACGACATCTCAACCGCGGCACGAACGCGAGTTGGACGGGCTACGTCGGATCCGGATCTCCGACGAGGACCGCCAGGATCTCGCAACGCTGGCGCGCGTGACGGGCAGCGCGGCGCCGCTTCAAGACTTCCTCACTGACCTCGGCGTGAGGGTCGACGTCGATCCGTCCGAGCGGCAGACCCCCATATATAAGGAGTGGCAACGCAAAGTTGCTCATGCCCAGGGACGCACAGCGTCGTGGCTCATCGAGTTGCAGCGCGCACCCTGGCGGCGCAAAGCTGTCGTCCTCCGTCACGGTGTGTGGCCGACCGACCACGATCTCCTTGCCGAGCACCCGGACGTGCCCGACCGCTTCTGGGCCAAAATCTGGGCACGCATCGCACGCCTGGGTGGCGGCATCCGTCAACTCCGCCGCGTGGTCCCTGCACTTCGTCGGCGGTGA
- a CDS encoding PAS domain-containing sensor histidine kinase, whose amino-acid sequence MITAAPDAELSSAERSPALRRPSRNRARSRSIWLWQLSLAAGVITISLVGAVILPDIYSYVPFVIGSLMIAAITIVTIGLPWRRLPARAVLIIPLLDIIAIGFISYGGVYRLSYLWVFPIAWVATYYSARWLVAAIGTVTVLLAIDALTFAAAPMTVQRLLVIVLSLSFLGMCIHNVARNARSLRNLLSRQADRLRQTLERTRKQAARTTQMFDSLDVAVARISSTGEILAVNEAYRELYALDPDDLNLPGGSVEYDSERGDALAASERPLARATRGELTDGERVWLFDPEGSWHVLTVSTRPLPAEDGVDSAVLIVQDVSELHRAEQERRTLAATVSHELRNPLTAALAHTELLLERDDLPARAREQIALIEAAGERMLHLVTQTIEGTVAAGSECPGYSTVDLRRILDASVESFTPAVTAAGVTLTVDAPDEVIVDADAFRLRQVIDNLLTNAVKYSGADDRVSIVAEEDAAEARVAIADTGMGIDAVELPHIFEPYFRGQAARESGVTGSGLGMAVVKEIVEEHGGSVGVASTPGLGTTVTMTLPRRRSQEEN is encoded by the coding sequence ATGATCACCGCAGCTCCGGACGCCGAGCTGAGCTCCGCCGAACGCTCCCCCGCCCTGCGGCGCCCCTCGCGCAACCGGGCCCGGTCCCGTTCCATCTGGCTGTGGCAGCTGTCGCTCGCCGCGGGCGTGATCACGATCTCGCTCGTCGGCGCCGTGATCCTGCCCGACATCTACTCCTACGTCCCGTTCGTGATCGGCAGCCTCATGATCGCCGCAATCACGATCGTGACGATCGGCCTCCCCTGGCGGCGACTGCCGGCTCGTGCGGTGCTCATCATTCCGCTGCTCGACATCATCGCGATCGGGTTCATCAGCTACGGCGGCGTGTACCGCCTGAGCTACCTGTGGGTCTTTCCGATCGCCTGGGTCGCGACCTATTACTCCGCGCGCTGGCTGGTCGCCGCGATCGGCACCGTCACGGTGCTCCTCGCCATCGATGCGCTGACCTTCGCAGCGGCACCGATGACGGTCCAGCGACTCTTGGTGATCGTGCTGAGCCTCAGCTTCCTCGGGATGTGCATCCACAACGTGGCCCGCAACGCGAGATCGCTGCGCAACCTGCTCTCGCGCCAGGCCGACCGATTGCGCCAGACCCTCGAGCGCACGCGCAAGCAGGCTGCCCGCACGACACAGATGTTCGACAGCCTCGACGTGGCCGTCGCCCGCATCAGCTCGACCGGCGAGATCCTCGCCGTGAACGAGGCGTATAGAGAGTTGTACGCCCTCGACCCCGACGACCTCAACCTCCCCGGCGGCTCGGTCGAGTACGACAGCGAGCGCGGAGACGCCCTCGCGGCATCCGAACGCCCCCTTGCCCGCGCAACCCGCGGCGAACTGACGGACGGCGAGCGGGTGTGGCTGTTCGATCCCGAGGGCAGCTGGCACGTGCTGACCGTCTCCACCCGACCGCTCCCGGCCGAGGACGGCGTCGACAGCGCGGTGCTCATCGTCCAGGACGTCTCCGAGCTGCATCGCGCCGAGCAGGAGCGCCGCACGCTCGCCGCCACCGTGTCCCACGAGCTGCGCAATCCGCTGACGGCAGCGCTCGCACACACCGAGCTCCTGCTCGAGCGCGACGATCTCCCCGCCCGCGCGCGTGAGCAGATCGCGTTGATCGAGGCCGCCGGTGAACGGATGCTGCACCTGGTGACCCAGACGATCGAAGGCACCGTGGCCGCCGGCAGCGAATGCCCGGGGTACTCCACGGTGGACCTGCGACGCATTCTCGACGCCTCGGTCGAGTCGTTCACACCGGCAGTGACGGCAGCGGGCGTGACGCTCACGGTCGATGCCCCCGACGAGGTGATCGTGGATGCCGATGCCTTCCGTCTCCGCCAGGTGATCGACAACCTGCTCACCAACGCGGTGAAGTACAGCGGCGCCGACGACCGCGTGAGCATCGTCGCCGAGGAAGACGCGGCTGAGGCGCGCGTGGCGATCGCCGACACCGGGATGGGGATCGACGCCGTCGAACTCCCGCACATCTTCGAGCCCTACTTCCGCGGCCAGGCGGCACGCGAGAGCGGCGTCACCGGCAGCGGACTCGGGATGGCCGTGGTGAAGGAGATCGTGGAGGAGCACGGCGGCAGCGTCGGCGTCGCATCCACCCCCGGGCTCGGCACCACCGTGACGATGACCCTGCCGCGTCGCCGATCGCAGGAGGAGAACTGA
- a CDS encoding glycosyltransferase → MSAHNDTRLTEGPWLDASGDLEKIVHARTPSKLLLVASTGGHLAQLVKFSRRWNLSEDSVWITFDSPQSRSLLEGRRVEYVPYVPPRGFREALVASRRASEILERERFDWAVSTGAALALGVLPAVRAKGLRSTYIESVSRVNGPSLTGKLLHASRLTGLRSQHAWANGRWKPIPSVLSHYEPVAKTRDIGGELKMFVTLGTIRPYRFDSLVDGVLGTGLASERTVWQLGVTERDDLPGSVHQQMAAEAFKEAALNADVVVTHAGVGTILELLEWGIHPVVVARKSERGEHVDNHQAQITALVQSLGVATVADSQELTAADLVRATQFSTTERRA, encoded by the coding sequence GTGTCAGCACACAACGACACACGACTGACCGAAGGTCCATGGCTCGATGCGTCCGGGGACTTGGAGAAAATCGTCCATGCGCGTACGCCGAGCAAGTTGCTGCTAGTCGCCTCGACCGGCGGGCACCTAGCGCAACTGGTGAAATTCTCACGGCGGTGGAATCTCTCAGAAGACTCGGTGTGGATCACGTTCGACAGCCCACAGAGCCGCTCGTTGCTGGAGGGGAGGAGAGTCGAGTACGTGCCTTATGTGCCTCCTCGGGGTTTCCGCGAGGCGCTGGTTGCATCGCGGCGCGCGAGCGAAATCCTTGAGCGGGAGAGATTCGATTGGGCGGTGAGCACGGGAGCGGCGCTCGCTCTTGGCGTGCTGCCAGCTGTTCGCGCGAAGGGTTTGCGGTCTACCTACATTGAGAGTGTTTCCCGAGTCAACGGTCCGTCTCTCACCGGAAAGCTGCTCCACGCCAGTCGCCTGACCGGCCTGCGCAGCCAGCACGCCTGGGCGAACGGCCGGTGGAAGCCGATCCCGAGCGTCTTGTCACACTACGAACCCGTTGCGAAAACTCGGGACATCGGTGGAGAACTGAAGATGTTCGTAACGCTGGGGACTATACGCCCCTACAGATTCGACTCGCTGGTCGATGGAGTTCTTGGGACTGGCCTGGCGTCGGAACGCACGGTCTGGCAACTCGGAGTGACCGAACGCGACGATCTGCCTGGCAGCGTGCATCAACAAATGGCGGCCGAGGCGTTCAAGGAAGCCGCGCTTAACGCCGATGTCGTCGTAACGCACGCCGGCGTGGGAACGATTCTTGAGTTACTCGAGTGGGGGATCCATCCCGTTGTTGTCGCGCGAAAGTCCGAGCGCGGCGAGCACGTCGACAATCATCAGGCTCAGATCACCGCCCTCGTTCAATCGCTTGGAGTGGCCACTGTTGCCGACTCGCAAGAGTTGACCGCGGCTGATCTCGTCCGTGCAACACAGTTTTCGACCACCGAGCGACGCGCATAG
- a CDS encoding heparin lyase I family protein: MTSLSSWTGYQAAWDEQKREDFPTPSVVQHIPGESFTSVEGTSDIKYTSSLLNRTITYSQWRAAGFPLDPTSVGPLVLANPGQLVGVGGRTYRAQSASTSYSIKVGPNYSRFEVRGGDQWVASDGEMERAELARVGYYPRDTDLWGAFDVRVTGDVSKTWDGGGPNISQIFTNVEPGEKNKPPAIAFKITPAGALEVHTRGDKNAITVTTPRTVVRTSIPNANDGRVIHVVYRTRLNAFGGELDVWIDGTRVVRSRDASIGYNDTTDDSLPQFKFGQYRSATSETIVTEFANVDFGTANLLGRVANPLPWPEGY; the protein is encoded by the coding sequence ATGACAAGTCTCTCCAGCTGGACCGGTTACCAGGCCGCGTGGGACGAGCAGAAGAGGGAGGACTTTCCAACCCCCTCTGTTGTGCAACACATCCCTGGAGAGTCCTTTACTTCGGTGGAGGGTACGTCAGACATCAAATACACGAGCAGTCTCCTGAATCGAACGATCACGTACTCGCAGTGGCGTGCGGCTGGGTTCCCTCTCGATCCGACGAGTGTCGGACCGCTTGTGCTGGCGAATCCCGGGCAACTCGTCGGTGTCGGTGGTCGGACTTACAGAGCTCAGTCTGCGTCGACGAGCTACTCCATAAAGGTTGGGCCCAACTACTCGAGGTTCGAAGTTCGTGGCGGTGACCAGTGGGTGGCGAGCGACGGCGAGATGGAGCGAGCTGAACTCGCTCGAGTGGGCTACTACCCGCGCGACACTGACCTGTGGGGTGCGTTCGATGTTCGGGTAACGGGTGACGTGTCCAAGACCTGGGACGGTGGTGGACCGAACATCAGTCAGATCTTCACAAACGTGGAGCCGGGTGAGAAGAACAAGCCACCGGCGATCGCATTCAAGATCACGCCGGCAGGAGCCCTCGAGGTGCACACGAGGGGCGACAAGAATGCGATCACGGTTACTACCCCCCGCACTGTGGTGAGAACGAGTATCCCGAACGCTAACGATGGAAGGGTTATCCACGTCGTATACCGGACTCGTTTGAATGCGTTCGGCGGTGAGCTTGATGTCTGGATCGATGGCACACGAGTTGTCCGATCCCGGGACGCTTCTATCGGGTACAACGACACGACCGACGATTCGTTGCCTCAGTTCAAGTTCGGTCAGTACCGGAGTGCTACCTCGGAAACGATCGTCACGGAGTTCGCGAACGTCGATTTCGGAACCGCAAATCTGCTCGGACGTGTTGCCAATCCACTGCCCTGGCCGGAGGGTTACTGA
- a CDS encoding response regulator transcription factor: MSTPSPTMPIPNPTAVVIEDDVAVRDILIEVFESAGFIAIGATNGIDGVAAVQAHAPRITTVDINMPGIDGFETVKRIRAISETYIVLVTARADESDAVLGLSVGADDYVTKPFRLREFRARVEAMLRRPRRVEAASPESSAIPAAAPVEPASGNVLTHRDLRLDRLARTVHRDGVEVSLTRTEFDLIQTLLESNRRARAKEDLALVVRGDEPGGTYVSELDKRAIEAHVANLRRKLGDSIGSPRYIETVRGVGYRLTATPTR, translated from the coding sequence ATGAGCACGCCGAGCCCCACCATGCCCATCCCGAACCCGACCGCGGTCGTGATCGAAGACGACGTCGCCGTGCGCGACATCCTCATCGAGGTCTTCGAGTCGGCCGGCTTCATCGCGATCGGCGCGACGAACGGCATCGACGGCGTCGCGGCCGTGCAGGCGCACGCCCCGCGCATCACCACCGTCGACATCAACATGCCCGGCATCGACGGGTTCGAGACGGTCAAGCGGATCCGCGCGATCAGCGAGACCTACATCGTCCTCGTGACGGCGCGCGCCGACGAATCGGATGCCGTCCTCGGACTCAGCGTCGGCGCCGACGACTACGTGACCAAGCCGTTCCGGCTGCGCGAGTTCCGCGCGCGGGTCGAGGCGATGCTGCGCCGACCCCGGCGTGTGGAGGCGGCCTCGCCCGAGAGCTCGGCCATCCCCGCGGCGGCGCCCGTCGAACCGGCATCCGGCAACGTCCTCACCCACCGCGATCTGCGGCTGGACCGACTCGCCCGCACCGTGCACCGCGACGGTGTCGAGGTCTCGTTGACGCGCACCGAGTTCGACCTGATCCAGACGCTCCTCGAATCCAACCGGCGCGCCCGCGCGAAGGAGGACCTCGCTCTGGTGGTGCGCGGAGACGAACCCGGCGGGACATACGTGAGCGAGCTCGACAAGCGCGCAATCGAGGCCCACGTCGCCAACCTGCGCCGCAAGCTCGGAGACTCCATCGGCAGCCCGCGCTACATCGAGACGGTCCGCGGCGTCGGATACCGCCTCACCGCCACCCCGACCAGATGA